The Suricata suricatta isolate VVHF042 chromosome 13, meerkat_22Aug2017_6uvM2_HiC, whole genome shotgun sequence nucleotide sequence ggggtgggggcagggaggaggccggGCTGGGGTCGTGGGGATCCCGGAGGAAGAGCAGAGCAGGGCAGGATGGCCGGGTCCTGGGCGCTGGGGTCCCCTGGCAGAGACAGCCGGACCAGTGGGCGGGGCACGCAGCCCCGCCTCTCGCACCCCCGGGGCCCCAGGTTCCTTCCAGCCCCTCTCTACCCCTGGGAATCTCCCAGGAACTCCGGGGGAAGACCCTCCCCCTTGGGCAGCCCCGGGATGGGACCACCATGCTGTGGGAGGGGTAGTGGCAGGTGTGAGTGGGGGCACGGGCCGAAGCCgcccacagcccagccctggccccacccctgcagcaccCGACTCACCTAGCTGTGCTCCTCCACGCACTTATCTGCCAAGAAGGAACCAGGGGGCCGTGGTCAGCACCCCAGGCCCAGGCCGCCTGAGCCCTCCCTGCAGCTCTGGAGAGCTGTCTCAGTTGAGCCCCCCCAAAACTGCTGAGTCTATCACACCCCATCACTCCTCTCCTCCAGACTAAGAGGGGGTTCTGTCCCCACCTGGGCCCAGAGCAGGCTGCCTGCCTCAGGGGGGCCCTGGGCGCTATGCCCCAGTGTGGCTGGTCACCCCACCCCATGTCCTGGTGCTCCCACAGCACCTGTGCCCTCCTCAGGCACCCCAGCCCACTGGTTCTGTTTTTGGTGCCTCCGTCCCACCAGGCTGGGGACCCCTGTGTCCCGAGGGCTGACCAGGGGCCTAGAACACCGTGGCTGCTTGTGAAACTGGGGGGGGGTGTGTGCTCCTGAACAGGTAGTATCTTCCTGTGCTGTGGCCAGGGCCGCAGGCCAAGGTCACAGGGTGAGGACAGACTGCCCCCACTCCGGAGGCCACAGTGTGCCGATCAGTGGGCGGCCTGGCCGGATGAACTCCACCCCTCAGCCTCCCTCAAATCAGGAGACCCGTCTGCCTCAAATCTGACCGCAATCCCCTCCCCGCGAGATTAGCAGCCCCCCCTCACCGGTCTTCGGCAGGAAGACAATGGCATCCTCTGTGAAGCCCCTGGTCTTGGCAAAGGTGGTGAATTTCTCCTTTACCTCGGCCCTTGGGGTCTGGGTGCGGCCTGGGGCGGGAAGGAGAAGCCACTGGCCTCAGCTGGGGCGAGGTCTCtgctacccccacccctgcagtttGGGGACCCCTCGTTGAGGCCCCCACTGGGCCAGGGCGCAGCGGCTGGCATGGGTACGCACTGTAGAGGGTGGCCATGTGGAAGTCCTGGCCAAGGCCTCTGGTGCCCGCCGTGTAGAGAAGTGCGTACTCCTCATAGTTGGTCTCCACCACCCTCACGTCGTGGGTGCTGCCCCAGTCTGGGAATccaggagagaatcccaatcggggaccctgtcccccagcctctggcccgCCTCTGTGAGGGCTGGCAGTGGGACTGGGGatgatcccctcccccactgggacTGGCAGCCAGGCCCCAGCCTCCTGCCTACATGGCCCCTGAATCCTGCAGGGTCAGGTGCGTTCAAACAAGAAGTCCTGGGGGCTCAGCAAACACGCAGGATCAGAAATTAGGGGCTCGTGGTGCAGCCACAAACCCCTTGGGCCAGAACGGGTCAGAACCGTGGGAAGGCCTCCCCAAGGAAGGGGGTAGATGGTGGCATGGGAATGAAGAGGCCCCCGGCCCTGGCTCTGGGGTGCAGAACTGTGGAGAGGTgtgagggggctggggggctgccccAGTGCGCTCCGCTGGGCCAGCAGAGCAGAGACCAGCAGCAAAGATCTGGGGAATTCCCATCATGtaaaggcagggaggggcctggcGGTCAAGTCCAAAGAGAGAGGGTTCCTGGTCCCCCACACCAGAGCCTAGGGCCAATCCGGGCCAGACCTTGGACTAGCTGACCTTCATGGAGGGGCCACCAGCCACTCCGTGTACTGCTGGGACAGGTGGCTGCCCAGAGTCACCGCCAGCAGGTGTTGCCCAGGGCTGGAGTCAGGGGTCCCTAGCAGGGGGGCCCCACTCACGGGGACTCGTGTAGCTGTAGCAGCCTGGGGTTTCCGCCGGCCGCAGCAGCAGGGTCCGTGTCTCACACTGGTCTCTCCTGTGGGCAGGTCACCGAAGGGGTCAGGGGGCAGGCCAGGGGCTGTCCCTAGACCGGGACCGTGGGGCGGGGAGCTCTCGGCCCCGGCGGCGCGCCCCGCCCGCCCACCTGAGGAAGGTGGTGGTGAGGTTGAGGCCTCCGTCCGTGGCGGGGGCCACCACTGATGTGCACATGGACAGCGCGCTCTTCTTCTCCCGGAACCAGCTCGAGTTGGAGGCGAGGCCCGAGGTGAACCAGCGCCCCAGGAACTGCGGCGAACGGACCCCGCCCGGGTCGGCCAGGACCCTCCTGGACCCGCCTGGGCGgggcgcccctgcccctcccctcgaGTCTCCAGCCGGGCCCCGCCCCCGgaggccccgccccgcgcccctcCATCCCCTCGACTCGGCCAGGCTCGGTCGGTCGCCGGANNNNNNNNNNNNNNNNNNNNNNNNNNNNNNNNNNNNNNNNNNNNNNNNNNNNNNNNNNNNNNNNNNNNNNNNNNNNNNNNNNNNNNNNNNNNNNNNNNNNGCGCCCGGGCCGTCCCTAGAGGGTCGGGCGGCCGCGACGCCGGGGAAAGGGCcgcggggcggggcgcggggaggGGAGATCCGACTGGGCGCGTGCGTGCGCGGACCTGCGCGCGCACGCGTTTCCGTGGCCCTCTCCGCGTGTCATCCCCGTCGGCGCGCTCGCGCACGACGGGTCCTGGGACCCGGGTGTGGAACctgtgtctcttttcctctggGCGTCGTGAGCTTAGAGGGGTGGCCGTGTTTGGACGGCGTACGCACGCGCTCGGCCCGCGTGTCCGCAGGTGCCGAGCGCGCGCTCACGGACACGGGTCGGCCTCCGCGGCTCTGTCCTCTTGGTTGGCGAATTGCCTtaggcccagggaggggggtggTTCTCCCGCTGGGCCTCCTCCTTCCGCTCAGCTACCCTCTTCCCAGGGTGACACCTCAGTCCCCAGAGCGCCCCCTTCTCCTCGAAGCGCTCTGTGCCGCTTCAGGGACCGGGCAGGGCAGCCCCTCACCTTGTCCTGTTGGAAGTTGGGCTGCAGAGAGGCCTGGGCCTGGACCCGCGTCTGCAGGACCCCCAGGACTCCCAGCAGGACCAGCCCCATCCACAGCGTGTGCAGAGCGGCCATTGTCCTGGAGCTGAGCAGCCACCTGGGCCTGTGGTGCCAGCAGtgcgggcagagggagggagccgGCAGGAAGAGCGGAGGCCACTGGAGAGACCCCTATTTATGGGCCTGGCTTGGCCTCCACCCAGGGCCCAGGGACAGCCCACTGCAGGCTCGTGATGCCGCGGGAGGACCGGGCCGCGGAGCCCAGCTGCGGGCGGGCCCCCCACACGGCTGCTTATGTAAGAGGCTCTGACCCGACCggcctgggccccgccccccggggctggggcgtggggggaaggcagaggctcCTGCAAGCTTAGTCCTCCCTCGGCCCCGCAgcctggatgggggtggggacacgTGGACCCCCTCTCACAAGCCCTACTGTCATTCTCTCTCCAAGCCTGGGGACCCTGGGAGGGGATGCTGTTCCGACTGTAGGGGTTTGGAAGGCCTGGCGGGTGGGCCCGGGTAAAGTAACCCAGGCAGCCCCTCAGGTGCAGCCCGAGGGCCAGGTGTGTGGGCACAGCTTCCCCACGGCCAGCTGCTGGGGCTCTGGCTTGCGGCCCCCTGGGTACCCTCCTCAGCCTGGGGCCAGCCCTTCATGCCCCCGTGGCCCAGCGGCACCCTGTGGATCCCTGGAGCACTGAGACCAGGGCTGCTGGCGGCCGCCTGTCTCCCTGCCAGCACGGGACTCAAGAGTCCCCACCTTCCAGGATGACAGGCTGCCTCCGAGTCCCGGACCGTGTTCGGAACCATACGTGTCACCTGTTTCGGCCTGAGGTCATCCAGGCCGGCAGGGTCTCAGCTCAAGGCTGAGCAGCTCTGAGTGGGCTGGCCGTGAGCATCCTGGGGTGGGCAAGGGGTCTGGGGGAGAAGCTGGAGCAGGGGGGCATTCCTGTGTGGCGCgggcagtgggggcaggaggcagccATCTCCAGACACAGGCCCGGCCCATTCAGGGGGTGCaggctcctgccccagggcttcTGCCCAGAAGCTGGATTCTTGGCAGTCCTGGCCTCTGGCTTTGGAATGGCCTGGAGGCTGTTCAGAAATGATCAAGGGGGAGGCACGGGGTCAGGTCGGCTCCCTAAATGGGACCAGCGTGGGCACTGCCATCTGGTTCA carries:
- the PTGDS gene encoding prostaglandin-H2 D-isomerase; this translates as MAALHTLWMGLVLLGVLGVLQTRVQAQASLQPNFQQDKFLGRWFTSGLASNSSWFREKKSALSMCTSVVAPATDGGLNLTTTFLRRDQCETRTLLLRPAETPGCYSYTSPHWGSTHDVRVVETNYEEYALLYTAGTRGLGQDFHMATLYSRTQTPRAEVKEKFTTFAKTRGFTEDAIVFLPKTDKCVEEHS